One Mustelus asterias chromosome 10, sMusAst1.hap1.1, whole genome shotgun sequence DNA window includes the following coding sequences:
- the LOC144500010 gene encoding gap junction alpha-8 protein-like isoform X2 has product MGDWSFLGNILEEVNEHSTVIGRVWLTVLFIFRILILGTAAEFVWGDEQSDFVCNTQQPGCENVCYDEAFPISHIRLWVLQIIFVSTPSLVYVGHAVHHVRMEEKRKEREEDMNRQQEMNTERLPLAPDEGIKESCKTNKKFRLEGTLLRTYICHIIFKTIFEVGFVVGQYFLYGFRILPLYRCGRWPCPNLVDCFVSRPTEKTVFVIFMLAVASVSLFLNFVEISHLGWKKIRFAFREPAQQNVDYPSQKPFVASVQKAKGYKLLEEDKPVTHFFPMTEVGVDVSPAPFISYQEKPKSVAPVEDLVKVYNETLLSYERQDEPEPEAQAEPESQTEAEPPTATSESLADTRPLSRLSKASSRARSDDLTV; this is encoded by the exons ATGGGTGATTGGAGTTTCCTTGGGAATATTTTGGAAGAAGTTAATGAGCATTCCACTGTAATCGGGAGAGTCTGGTTGACGGTGCTGTTTATCTTTCGAATTCTAATCCTTGGCACGGCTGCCGAGTTCGTGTGGGGAGATGAACAGTCAGATTTTGTTTGCAACACCCAACAGCCAGGTTGTGAGAATGTCTGCTACGACGAAGCTTTTCCCATCTCTCACATAAGACTATGGGTCCTCCAAATCATCTTCGTTTCCACACCATCCTTGGTCTATGTCGGCCATGCTGTTCATCATGTCAGGATGGAAGAGAAGAGAAAAGAAAGGGAGGAAGATATGAATAGACAACAAGAGATGAACACCGAGAGACTGCCTTTAGCTCCCGATGAGGGCATTAAAGAATCCTGCAAGACAAACAAGAAGTTCCGCCTGGAAGGCACGTTGCTGAGAACCTACATCTGCCACATCATTTTCAAGACCATTTTTGAAGTGGGTTTTGTGGTTGGTCAATATTTCCTCTACGGGTTCCGCATCTTACCACTGTATCGCTGCGGTAGATGGCCATGCCCCAATCTTGTTGATTGTTTTGTGTCCAGACCAACTGAGAAAACAGTTTTTGTCATTTTCATGCTCGCTGTAGCGTCAGTATCTCTCTTCCTGAATTTTGTTGAGATAAGTCACCTAGGTTGGAAGAAGATCAGGTTTGCTTTCCGGGAACCAGCCCAACAGAATGTAGACTATCCATCCCAGAAGCCATTCGTGGCCTCTGTGCAGAAAGCCAAAGGTTACAAACTCCTGGAAGAAGACAAACCAGTGACCCATTTCTTCCCCATGACAGAGGTTGGAGTAGATGTGAGCCCAGCTCCTTTCATCAGCTACCAAGAGAAACCAAAGAGCGTTGCGCCGGTGGAAGATCTGGTTAAGGTCTATAACGAGACGCTGCTCTCTTATGAGCGACAAGATGAACCTGAACCAGAAGCACAAGCAGAACCAGAATCACAG ACAGAGGCAGAACCACCGACAGCAACTAGCGAAAGCCTGGCGGACACAAGGCCATTGAGCAGGTTAAGTAAAGCGAGCAGCAGAGCTCGGTCTGATGATTTAACTGTATGA
- the LOC144500010 gene encoding gap junction alpha-8 protein-like isoform X1, translating to MGDWSFLGNILEEVNEHSTVIGRVWLTVLFIFRILILGTAAEFVWGDEQSDFVCNTQQPGCENVCYDEAFPISHIRLWVLQIIFVSTPSLVYVGHAVHHVRMEEKRKEREEDMNRQQEMNTERLPLAPDEGIKESCKTNKKFRLEGTLLRTYICHIIFKTIFEVGFVVGQYFLYGFRILPLYRCGRWPCPNLVDCFVSRPTEKTVFVIFMLAVASVSLFLNFVEISHLGWKKIRFAFREPAQQNVDYPSQKPFVASVQKAKGYKLLEEDKPVTHFFPMTEVGVDVSPAPFISYQEKPKSVAPVEDLVKVYNETLLSYERQDEPEPEAQAEPESQVEPELVPESEPAPLAEPEEESEKTEAEPPTATSESLADTRPLSRLSKASSRARSDDLTV from the coding sequence ATGGGTGATTGGAGTTTCCTTGGGAATATTTTGGAAGAAGTTAATGAGCATTCCACTGTAATCGGGAGAGTCTGGTTGACGGTGCTGTTTATCTTTCGAATTCTAATCCTTGGCACGGCTGCCGAGTTCGTGTGGGGAGATGAACAGTCAGATTTTGTTTGCAACACCCAACAGCCAGGTTGTGAGAATGTCTGCTACGACGAAGCTTTTCCCATCTCTCACATAAGACTATGGGTCCTCCAAATCATCTTCGTTTCCACACCATCCTTGGTCTATGTCGGCCATGCTGTTCATCATGTCAGGATGGAAGAGAAGAGAAAAGAAAGGGAGGAAGATATGAATAGACAACAAGAGATGAACACCGAGAGACTGCCTTTAGCTCCCGATGAGGGCATTAAAGAATCCTGCAAGACAAACAAGAAGTTCCGCCTGGAAGGCACGTTGCTGAGAACCTACATCTGCCACATCATTTTCAAGACCATTTTTGAAGTGGGTTTTGTGGTTGGTCAATATTTCCTCTACGGGTTCCGCATCTTACCACTGTATCGCTGCGGTAGATGGCCATGCCCCAATCTTGTTGATTGTTTTGTGTCCAGACCAACTGAGAAAACAGTTTTTGTCATTTTCATGCTCGCTGTAGCGTCAGTATCTCTCTTCCTGAATTTTGTTGAGATAAGTCACCTAGGTTGGAAGAAGATCAGGTTTGCTTTCCGGGAACCAGCCCAACAGAATGTAGACTATCCATCCCAGAAGCCATTCGTGGCCTCTGTGCAGAAAGCCAAAGGTTACAAACTCCTGGAAGAAGACAAACCAGTGACCCATTTCTTCCCCATGACAGAGGTTGGAGTAGATGTGAGCCCAGCTCCTTTCATCAGCTACCAAGAGAAACCAAAGAGCGTTGCGCCGGTGGAAGATCTGGTTAAGGTCTATAACGAGACGCTGCTCTCTTATGAGCGACAAGATGAACCTGAACCAGAAGCACAAGCAGAACCAGAATCACAGGTAGAACCAGAACTGGTGCCAGAGTCAGAACCTGCACCATTGGCAGAACCGGAAGAAGAGAGCGAAAAGACAGAGGCAGAACCACCGACAGCAACTAGCGAAAGCCTGGCGGACACAAGGCCATTGAGCAGGTTAAGTAAAGCGAGCAGCAGAGCTCGGTCTGATGATTTAACTGTATGA